TGATGGCCCTTTTCCTTTGATATCCAGCTGGGTTTTGATAGAACTTGTGAAGAACGGGAACCATCAATGAACATGGAAGCAAAGGGTGAATTCAATTCATCAAGCTCATCATCACTGGTGTTCGATTTCCTAAGCACCGAGGAGCCACTTCTTCTCAGGTGTGGTTGGCTTCCAACCTCTCCAATAATCTTTGCAACAGAAGCTGCCAAAGGTGGTGAATAGACTATAGGAGCTGCAATGCATGGGAAGTTCATCAGCGACTTCTCCCCTTCCTCCAGATGATcctatataaaacaaaacaagagcAAGAACACAGGAAAATCAGGCTAATCCTTATTCAATAGAAATGCAAGAACACAGAATAAAACCATGGCAGAGAATTTTGGTCCGGAGTCTGCCAAACCTCCTAATTCCCAAGGTAAAACTAGTAAGAATGcattaaaaattatcattatcatGCACAGATGGAGCTATTCTTCTGAAGTACTTCTGGATGGATAGCTGAATGGACAGGGGCGGGGGGGAACAGATTCAATTGACTGACCTCAGAGTCCAGCGCTTCACACACAGCATCTGGAATTGGGTCTGGGCAAAACTCATCTGGAACAAAATTGTCGAGAACTCTCTTGATCAATGGCGCACCAAATGTAGGGCACACCTTCAAAAGTGGAAATAAAGCACCATAAATAACAGCTACAAATATTAACCATCCAGACCAGAGACTAAAAAGTGTGGTTTAAGTTCCAGCATTATACCTCTTTCCTAATGGATTCATTCAAAAGCATGTCCTTTGGAAGCATCATGAGATCGCTCAATGCATTAAGGATATGGAAAGGCTTGAAGtatgtttcttctttttcatcatTGTCATCATGGTTATTTACATCTTCAAGTGAGTCATCATCGTCCAAACCAAATAAGTCACTCAGATATCTAGACCAGTTTCCAATCTGTTATACACAGAACACAAACGTTGAAAACAGTAAATTAGGATGTCCAATTTATATTTGCTCAAAACGTTGCATTAGAAACTCCCTGATCCAATGAGCTTTGGGGTACATTCTAAGGAATTAAGCACTATTGAGGAATGTCACAGGTCAATTATAAAATTGGAATCCAAATTTGATGGATCTCAAACTGCAAACATCTGATTTGGTATGATGTGATCAATATTTAAAAGTATGCAATGCATGGGGAAATGCAGTGTCTAAAAGGCCCTTTGTTCCCCCAAAATGCTGGCATTCAAGGGCAGCCAGATGTAGCACATTTACAGGATATATTTATTAACATATTAGGGCATacttaaagagaagaagcaTGAAGGAGTGATTCTACAATTCCAGGAAACAGTACTCAGTTGACACACTTAATTGAGAGGATCAAGAATATCTACAATTATGAGTAATGATCTGCTTTTAGTTAGCCTCAGAAAGTACAATTTGCATGGTTTACCGCATTTTTCAGTTGTGCACCAGCCCCAAAGCTTGATTTCCCAGCTGGAATAGGAAGAACCTTCAAATCACTGATGGGGTCAGATACAGGATCTGTTGGGATCTCATCTGCAGATTCACGAAGAATAGCATTGAGCATAGCCACATCTAATCTTGCCACGCATTGCTCCATTATCTACACCCACAAAAGGATGCATTTTAATGTCAgatttttaaagagaaaaatggggagagggaggggggggtggggggttgataaattttcattttatgaagaaacATATTGAGAAATTAGTAGGGATAGATCCATGTATTAacaattaattttgaattttcaaatttactAAAAGATGTTAATTTTTTGACCAACCTTTGTCATTAATGTACAGCAATATACCAACATGTGCTTGAAAGAGAGTGGAATGCATCTAAAAGTAgtacatacattgtactttcACAACTTAGCATAGAagagatttaaaaattgaagttgTTTACATGTATTAGGAAACTATACACGGATATTTTACGATCTGATCAACTGACTTAATTTACAATATAATCAAGACAAATTTAAAACGGAGCAGATGATAGTTACCATTGCTACTTTGGTGGTCACTTTTTGTTCACtaatttttcataattcattTGGTGCATTGGGATTAATAGCATCGAcatatattgaaaataaatCACATTTTAAGGAATAATACTTGGACTAAAGTTCACATGTGAGAAAACATGTTGTCTGGTTGTGCCTAAAGCatcatttaattaaaatatatattacttatTAAGGATcacaaaaatattaaagttgAGCAAAAAATGTGATGAATGAAACTCGATCTTAAAGCTTTTGTTAGTCTATTATGATCAGGTCAATTTGATACCATACAGGAGTAACTTTTATGCTAAACAAATTAGTGGATCTGAATGTTTGCCCTgatattttcctttaaaaaaaaaaagtctattgTAAAAATTTACCAATCTAGACATCAGAGGCAAGCAGCCGCACTCATGCCCTCCAGCTCGGACAGGACAAAGTCTCTCACAGGCATCCCCGAAAGCCTGCTTCCAAAGGTCTAACGAAATGTCCCCTTGCTCTTGATCACCTGAACTAGACTTTCCAAAGTTTTTACTTGAGCTGGAACCCATACCTTTATGAATTGCTGTTGCAGCAGCAGACTGCATATGTGGAGTCAGAGTCTGGAAATAAAACAGTAAACTAAATCAGGTGAGATACAGAGGAAAGTTGATGCCTTATTTAAAACATAGTGTTTGCTATCATATAGTCATAGgagaatttaaaaattgaatataaaagGGAGAAAAGGATTTGAGAAGTTACCTGCCACCAGATAGACTCAACGATTCGGGAGAAGATCCAACCCTCTATTTTTTCTAGTGCAGATGTAAATGTATGTGGGTCCTCCCATTTGCCAAAACTCCCATACAgagtttttccattttcttctcttccagGAGAAGATGCTTTCCATTTTAGCATGGATGATACCTTGTTATTTCCCTTTACCCCACCATTCCTTTCAATATAAGCTCCAGCAGAGAGTGGTAGCTTTAGGTCCCCAGTGGCTTGGCTTATAATTGTTCTCAACACAACAGAATTGGACAACCAAAATGTCAACCTGTAGtcaaaaaataggaaaaacaaatgAGTTTTTATGAAAACCATATAAAACTTAAACTCATAATAGATAGAATAGAAGGCTTAAATACACTGTTGGTCCATAAAGTTTAGCCCATGAgcaattttagtccctaaagtttAAGTGATCACTTTAAGTCCCTTGGATGACACGGCCaaacaaaaaactaatacaACATCACTCTATAGGAACTAAAAGCAATCACTTTAAATTTGTTAGCAACTAAAATCGATCACTTTAAGTATTTTAGGAACTAAAAACAATCACTTAAAGTTTGTTAGGAAATCTAtactttagggactaaaatcaCTCATGAgctaaagtttagggaccaatAGTATATTTTGGCCAAAATAAATCTTATGCAGAAGATGATGCACAAGTTGAGTCTCtcaagaaaatatcatattCTTCTGATTTGTCATCTTTTGGTTATTGGCATATTTTTATTGTGTCGATGTAGAATGATTTAAATCAGCTTCAATTTTTTGTCTGGGTAAGACCATAGATAGCAAGTTCACACCCCCAAGGTGTACGATATTTCAAGATTCTGACAATGAGCAAATTCTCTTCATAAGTAGGTGGTTCTAATATCCACAATCAActaatcattaaagaaaaccAGAAAATAATGTGGTTTAGATTTACCTCGGAACATCATTTCCACATGCTTTTGCTACCAAAACTAGTCCTGAAACAGAACTTCTGGCTGCAGATGCCCTCTTTGATAGAGAATTTTCCCTACTAGCATGAAGATACAGCCTTGAAAGGCGCCGAGCTGGAGCGTGGACCTTACTCATGGAACTTCCATGCTCAGCAACTACTGAATAAAGAGCAGCCTCAATAGAAGCCACTTCCCTTAATTCTCCCTCAAGCTTCTTTATTCTGTGATCCAATTGCTGGATTTTGCTGTCTAAAAGGGTACTTCTGGTATCCTTTGGATAAACtttagattcttttttatcATTGCTTCTGAGGTTTCGTGCAATGTGCAGTGCATCTCCAGGTACACTTACTTCCTTTACTTCGGTTTGCTGATTACTACTTACTGATCCATTGGTCCTCGCT
This DNA window, taken from Quercus robur chromosome 2, dhQueRobu3.1, whole genome shotgun sequence, encodes the following:
- the LOC126714646 gene encoding uncharacterized protein LOC126714646, producing MVLGLRAKNRGGTSVQINYMIHVQEIKPWPPSQSLKSLRSVLIQWENGDRNSGSTNPVVPSLGSVVGEGKIEFNESFRLPVTLFRDMSVKGGDGDTFQKNCLEFNLYEPRRDKTVKGQLLATAIIDLAEYGLVKETLSVSAPMNCKRNYRNTDQPLLFIKIQPVDKKRTSSLSRDNQSSGTLLDNNGGESVSGLMNEEYAEEAESASFTDDDISSHSSQTVSSALGSNGGLHPQNEENGPDMVTHSNGGGNKEHALASKLKLEKSNMMPHVGSHENLKRSSSCTSSIDLSSDLGSPVNVPAPILNSLNSSSMPIQQNVASQGAQSSSSSLVYENMEEDSDASIRSNDHGHLTQEVHEKVADSMSAVLSNGQKSIKKCISNNFSIKVSSPDNNSPVVKKLDSTRFGGSQVNGKNDGKGQEIGRDHKEEAETGDDTYDSATEDEKEPHENGDEINNLDEKRHSTEDKPLHIEYAARVQVSLEGDTFSLSRGNLGMQSNVLKSDRLKNVKSVRSTTEIARTNGSVSSNQQTEVKEVSVPGDALHIARNLRSNDKKESKVYPKDTRSTLLDSKIQQLDHRIKKLEGELREVASIEAALYSVVAEHGSSMSKVHAPARRLSRLYLHASRENSLSKRASAARSSVSGLVLVAKACGNDVPRLTFWLSNSVVLRTIISQATGDLKLPLSAGAYIERNGGVKGNNKVSSMLKWKASSPGREENGKTLYGSFGKWEDPHTFTSALEKIEGWIFSRIVESIWWQTLTPHMQSAAATAIHKGMGSSSSKNFGKSSSGDQEQGDISLDLWKQAFGDACERLCPVRAGGHECGCLPLMSRLIMEQCVARLDVAMLNAILRESADEIPTDPVSDPISDLKVLPIPAGKSSFGAGAQLKNAIGNWSRYLSDLFGLDDDDSLEDVNNHDDNDEKEETYFKPFHILNALSDLMMLPKDMLLNESIRKEVCPTFGAPLIKRVLDNFVPDEFCPDPIPDAVCEALDSEDHLEEGEKSLMNFPCIAAPIVYSPPLAASVAKIIGEVGSQPHLRRSGSSVLRKSNTSDDELDELNSPFASMFIDGSRSSQVLSKPSWISKEKGHQTVRYELLRDVWMNSD